From Paraflavitalea devenefica, the proteins below share one genomic window:
- a CDS encoding fumarylacetoacetate hydrolase family protein, which translates to MKIFCVGRNYVAHAKELGNEVPDEPIIFMKPKSALLQAHTPFYYPEFTNELHYECELVLRISKNGKYIQDRFASKYYDAVTVGIDFTARDIQEELKEKGLPWEKAKAWDNSAVIGKWIPLQNIKNKKDINFCLYKNKELVQQGNSNLMINNFDKVVAYISNYFSVNIGDLVFTGTPAGVGECVVGDELEGFIEDDSLLSVEVK; encoded by the coding sequence ATGAAAATTTTCTGTGTTGGCCGTAACTATGTGGCTCACGCAAAAGAATTGGGTAATGAGGTTCCGGACGAACCTATCATTTTTATGAAACCCAAGAGTGCTTTATTGCAGGCACACACGCCATTTTATTATCCGGAGTTTACTAACGAATTGCATTACGAATGTGAATTGGTACTGCGTATATCCAAAAATGGGAAATACATTCAGGATCGCTTTGCCAGCAAATATTACGATGCAGTAACCGTAGGTATTGACTTTACCGCCCGTGATATACAAGAGGAACTCAAAGAAAAAGGGCTGCCCTGGGAAAAAGCCAAAGCCTGGGATAATTCTGCTGTTATCGGTAAATGGATCCCCCTGCAGAACATTAAGAACAAAAAGGATATCAATTTCTGTTTATACAAAAACAAGGAATTGGTACAGCAGGGCAATTCCAACCTGATGATCAATAACTTCGATAAAGTAGTAGCCTATATTTCCAACTATTTCTCTGTCAACATCGGCGATCTTGTATTTACCGGAACACCGGCTGGTGTAGGCGAGTGCGTGGTAGGGGATGAACTGGAAGGGTTTATTGAAGACGATAGCTTGCTGAGCGTAGAAGTTAAGTAA
- a CDS encoding 50S ribosomal protein L25, translating into MKSITIEGQLRTGTGKKAARQLRSQGLVPGVIYGGSQEINFTAPVLAFKSLVYTPEFLLADIKVDGKSYSCILKDLQFDTVTDALAHVDFLQLVEDRPVVATIPLKFTGTSAGVKAGGKLITKIKSLKIKTLPKFLKENIEVDITPLELNGNIRVEDVTVEGYEILNSPRIPIASVVMTRQLKQEEAAAPATAAKPAAAAAAKPAAAAAAKPAAKK; encoded by the coding sequence ATGAAATCAATTACAATCGAAGGCCAACTGAGGACCGGAACCGGGAAGAAAGCCGCCCGCCAACTCCGCTCTCAGGGTCTGGTACCCGGTGTAATTTACGGCGGTTCACAGGAGATCAATTTTACTGCTCCTGTGCTGGCTTTCAAATCGCTCGTTTATACGCCTGAATTTTTATTAGCCGACATCAAGGTGGACGGTAAGTCTTACAGTTGCATCCTGAAGGACCTGCAATTTGATACTGTTACCGATGCACTGGCCCACGTTGACTTCCTCCAACTGGTAGAAGACAGACCTGTGGTGGCTACTATTCCCCTGAAATTTACCGGTACTTCTGCCGGTGTAAAAGCAGGTGGTAAATTGATTACCAAGATCAAGTCCCTGAAAATAAAAACACTGCCAAAGTTCCTGAAAGAGAACATTGAAGTGGATATTACACCGCTGGAACTGAATGGCAACATCCGCGTAGAAGATGTTACTGTAGAGGGATATGAGATACTCAACTCCCCCCGTATTCCTATTGCTTCTGTGGTAATGACCCGTCAGTTGAAACAGGAAGAAGCTGCGGCACCTGCCACTGCTGCCAAGCCTGCCGCTGCTGCTGCTGCGAAACCCGCTGCCGCCGCTGCTGCAAAACCGGCTGCAAAAAAATAA
- a CDS encoding alpha-ketoacid dehydrogenase subunit alpha/beta: MAQTYEANRPVCKYVHSTSRGHEAIQLATAFQLLPCDYISPYYRDESILLGLGFSPYQLMLQLLAKAGDPFTGGREYYSHPNYRGADKPGIIHQSSATGMQVIPTTGIAQGIQYLETIASAKLKKGPNGELPVVICSLGDASMTEGEVSEAFQFAVLKKLPVIYLVQDNNWGISVSAEEARVMDAYDYAAGFPGMERVRINGSNFEESYDNMRRVVQYVRQRRMPYLVQAKVPLLGHHTSGVRKEFYRSAADWEKHLADDPRPRLRQQLIQKGIPEAELLQIEQEAAALVAEQFEQAVQAPEPDPATAGDFVFVPTPVTEEKGRREGTPLQGTSPAVNGGKIVMVDAALFAIREIMEEYPEAILYGQDVGRRLGGVFREAATLAEQFGDHRVFNTAIQEAYIIGSTVGMSAVGVKPIVEVQFADYIYPGFNQLVTEISKSCYLSCGKYPVQTLIRVPIGAYGGGGPYHSGSVETTLLSIKGLKIVYPSNAADMKGLMKAAFLDPNPVVMLEHKGLYWSKVPGTDEAKTAEPSRDYILPLGKGNRVLQADERAIGRGESCCIITYGMGVYWARAAAAAFPGQVEIIDLRTLYPLDEELVYSTVARHGKCLVLTEEQQQNSFAEALAGRISRNCFQVLDAPVEILGAINIPAIPMNMLLEQAALPNPEKVKTAISRLLLF, translated from the coding sequence ATGGCCCAAACCTATGAGGCTAACCGGCCGGTTTGCAAATATGTACATTCTACTTCCCGCGGTCATGAGGCCATTCAACTGGCCACTGCCTTCCAGCTTCTGCCCTGTGACTATATAAGTCCCTACTACCGGGATGAAAGCATCTTACTCGGACTGGGTTTTTCGCCTTACCAGCTAATGCTTCAATTACTGGCCAAAGCCGGCGACCCCTTCACAGGTGGCAGGGAGTATTATTCGCACCCCAATTACCGCGGGGCCGATAAGCCCGGCATCATTCACCAAAGCAGTGCTACCGGCATGCAGGTCATTCCCACCACCGGTATTGCACAGGGTATCCAGTACCTGGAAACGATCGCGTCGGCAAAGCTGAAAAAAGGGCCTAATGGAGAATTGCCGGTGGTGATATGTTCCCTGGGCGACGCCAGTATGACAGAAGGAGAGGTGAGCGAAGCTTTCCAGTTTGCAGTGTTGAAGAAACTGCCTGTTATATACCTTGTACAGGATAACAACTGGGGTATTAGTGTGAGCGCCGAAGAGGCCCGGGTGATGGATGCCTATGACTATGCGGCCGGTTTTCCGGGCATGGAACGGGTACGTATCAATGGAAGCAATTTTGAAGAGAGTTATGACAATATGCGCCGGGTAGTGCAATATGTGCGGCAACGCCGTATGCCTTACCTGGTACAGGCAAAAGTGCCGCTCCTTGGGCATCATACCAGCGGGGTACGCAAGGAATTCTACCGTTCTGCCGCCGACTGGGAAAAACACCTGGCTGATGATCCCCGTCCCAGGCTACGGCAGCAACTTATACAAAAAGGGATCCCGGAAGCTGAACTGCTTCAAATTGAGCAGGAAGCTGCTGCTTTGGTAGCGGAACAGTTTGAGCAGGCTGTACAGGCGCCGGAGCCTGACCCGGCCACTGCAGGCGATTTTGTTTTTGTGCCTACGCCGGTGACCGAAGAGAAAGGCCGGCGGGAGGGTACTCCGCTTCAGGGAACGTCGCCTGCTGTGAATGGCGGTAAGATCGTAATGGTGGATGCGGCATTATTTGCCATCCGGGAAATCATGGAAGAATATCCGGAAGCGATCCTCTATGGCCAGGATGTAGGCAGGCGCCTGGGAGGCGTGTTCCGCGAGGCGGCTACCCTGGCCGAGCAATTTGGTGACCACCGGGTATTCAATACAGCCATCCAGGAAGCCTACATCATAGGATCTACTGTTGGTATGAGTGCTGTTGGTGTCAAGCCCATTGTGGAAGTACAGTTTGCCGATTACATCTATCCGGGCTTTAACCAGCTTGTTACAGAGATCTCTAAATCATGTTACCTCAGTTGTGGCAAGTACCCGGTCCAAACCTTGATCCGGGTGCCTATTGGCGCTTATGGAGGCGGGGGGCCTTACCACAGTGGCAGTGTGGAAACTACCTTATTGTCCATAAAAGGCCTCAAAATAGTCTATCCTTCCAATGCGGCAGATATGAAAGGGCTCATGAAGGCCGCCTTCCTCGATCCTAATCCGGTCGTCATGCTTGAACACAAGGGGCTTTACTGGAGTAAAGTACCGGGTACCGACGAGGCTAAAACCGCTGAACCTTCCCGCGACTATATACTTCCCCTGGGCAAGGGCAATAGGGTGTTGCAGGCAGATGAGCGGGCCATCGGCCGGGGCGAATCCTGTTGTATTATCACCTATGGTATGGGTGTGTACTGGGCCAGGGCTGCTGCAGCAGCTTTTCCGGGACAGGTAGAAATAATTGATTTGCGTACTTTATACCCATTGGATGAAGAACTGGTGTACAGCACAGTGGCCCGCCATGGTAAATGCCTTGTACTAACGGAAGAGCAACAGCAGAACTCTTTTGCAGAAGCGCTTGCCGGCCGTATATCCCGCAACTGCTTCCAGGTGCTTGATGCGCCGGTCGAAATCCTGGGCGCTATAAATATTCCAGCCATACCCATGAATATGTTGCTTGAACAAGCTGCGTTACCTAATCCTGAAAAAGTAAAAACAGCCATAAGCAGGCTGCTGTTGTTTTAG
- a CDS encoding RteC domain-containing protein, which yields MQEQCKLLYEKMLAEMESCRLQNPSEKEQIECAFRTCEMSWKKLQSFLHTYTFLSESEEAWFFKTVKPKFTGLIEYYALVYKATLFLPDEDEQDIYKFWQNELLLARRFFSEHESFYQYYKAGMTEMDTIYFVRANGDPTLLPTSKAYDIAPEATTSHDHLVASIIARERYMEYVNRQLQRTHT from the coding sequence ATGCAAGAACAATGCAAACTCTTGTACGAAAAGATGTTGGCAGAAATGGAGTCCTGCAGGCTACAGAATCCTTCTGAAAAAGAACAAATCGAATGCGCCTTCCGCACATGCGAAATGAGCTGGAAGAAATTGCAATCCTTCCTACACACCTACACTTTCCTCAGCGAATCCGAAGAAGCCTGGTTCTTTAAAACGGTCAAACCGAAATTTACCGGCCTCATTGAATACTATGCCCTCGTTTATAAAGCTACCCTCTTCCTCCCCGATGAAGATGAACAGGATATTTACAAGTTTTGGCAAAATGAACTGCTCCTGGCCAGGAGGTTCTTCTCCGAGCATGAATCTTTTTACCAGTACTATAAAGCCGGGATGACGGAGATGGACACCATTTATTTTGTGCGCGCCAATGGCGATCCCACCCTGCTGCCCACTTCAAAAGCGTATGATATTGCTCCCGAAGCCACTACTTCCCACGATCACCTGGTAGCCTCTATTATAGCCCGGGAGCGGTACATGGAATACGTAAACCGGCAACTACAACGTACTCATACTTAA
- a CDS encoding SusC/RagA family TonB-linked outer membrane protein codes for MRRFLLIAIWLLLLAGGAWAQSRTVTGKVTDRNGVPLPGVSVTIKNSSTGTQTNDAGEFSITLPNNARVLLFSFVGYNPEAVTIGRNNTINVNLTTEEKKLDEVVVVAYGTQRKREVTGSVAVVDERAIKRQQVTTVGQALQGTATGVLVVNNSGQPGDNPQIRIRGIASLNASAEPLLVLDGVPFDGNLNMINPNDIENFSVLKDGTATSLYGSRAAAGVILINTKRGRKGAAPTITASSTFGVASRALPEYDFVSSQQMFELAWEAQRNLNVDAGIANPEQTATDELVGEIRYNPFGIAKPVGTDGKLVPGTALLWNTDWTKELTRTNALRKDVNLSIAGGGDQSRYFLSAGYLSQEGYVITSKFNRINARFNYTNNLNDWLEIGARTSIVFSNQNYPDQGGTNFENTIQYIRTMSSIYPVYKRGENGEELLGPDGKPIYDFGNPDPNRTVNVNRNSLQPSNLVATTLVNTESRKRYMTNLNTYADIRLAKGLKFRSSFGIDKYFFDVLSYETPDFGNGQNVGGRAARQNDNTTSWTWNNMVNYNKSFGDHTIDVMASTEAYKYELKTLSGQKVAFPFSGLTEFSTAATTEALNSLTTTETINSYLGRIKYDLKGKYFAEVTVRWDGSSRFREGNQWGFFPAVGVSWILSEEKFLQSVSLINFLKFRASYGEVGNNRLARYFPYLSTFTGGYDNLNNPGIYLDQLANEDIRWEKQGNLDIGVDFSVWNNRVNGSIDYFRKSSIDLLFTKPLVFSGGIPSIDYNIGTVINSGVEFIVNVKALSKKNFEWNSSINAAFVKNTIKKLPQEKILAGAYQLEVGRSFFNFFIPEWAGVDPATGAPQWYADELDGNGDPTGKREIVNTYAEASRYYVGGALPKVTGGWTNTFNYKNFDLSVLLNFALGGKIYDGEYGSLMHGFTASFGDQLHSDILNRWQKAGDITDVPRLDINNTDINQRSTRYLFDGDYVRLRNITLGFTFNPDKEKKIIKNARFYVQADNIGTWSKLKKGADPEVNVDGTARPQSSVFKIISAGLELTF; via the coding sequence ATGAGACGATTTTTATTGATTGCCATATGGCTGTTGCTGTTGGCTGGCGGCGCATGGGCGCAGTCCCGGACAGTAACAGGTAAAGTCACTGATAGAAATGGGGTACCCCTCCCGGGCGTTTCTGTTACTATTAAAAATTCTTCTACAGGAACACAGACCAATGATGCAGGAGAATTCTCCATCACCTTACCCAATAATGCCAGGGTGCTTCTCTTTTCATTTGTAGGATATAATCCGGAAGCGGTCACTATTGGCAGGAATAACACGATCAATGTGAACCTGACCACCGAAGAAAAAAAGCTGGATGAGGTGGTTGTAGTAGCTTATGGTACACAACGGAAAAGGGAAGTTACCGGTTCCGTTGCGGTAGTAGATGAACGGGCTATCAAAAGACAGCAGGTTACTACTGTAGGCCAGGCTTTACAGGGAACAGCCACCGGTGTGCTGGTGGTAAATAATTCAGGTCAGCCGGGTGATAACCCGCAGATCCGTATTCGTGGCATCGCTTCCCTCAACGCCAGTGCAGAACCTTTACTGGTACTGGATGGTGTGCCTTTCGACGGCAACCTCAACATGATCAACCCGAATGATATTGAAAATTTCAGCGTATTGAAAGATGGTACTGCCACATCGCTGTATGGTTCCAGGGCCGCTGCCGGTGTGATCCTCATCAATACCAAGCGGGGCAGGAAAGGCGCTGCGCCCACTATCACTGCCAGCAGCACTTTTGGTGTGGCTTCCCGCGCTCTGCCGGAATACGATTTTGTAAGCTCACAGCAAATGTTTGAACTGGCATGGGAAGCGCAACGGAACCTTAATGTGGATGCCGGCATAGCCAATCCTGAACAAACAGCTACGGATGAGTTAGTGGGAGAGATCAGGTACAACCCCTTTGGTATTGCCAAACCGGTGGGTACCGATGGAAAGCTGGTGCCTGGTACAGCGCTGCTGTGGAATACAGACTGGACCAAAGAGCTTACCCGTACCAATGCGCTCCGTAAGGACGTGAACCTTTCTATTGCCGGCGGTGGCGATCAGTCGAGGTACTTTCTTTCTGCCGGTTATCTTTCGCAGGAAGGATATGTGATCACTTCTAAGTTCAATCGTATCAATGCCCGTTTCAACTATACCAATAATCTCAATGACTGGCTGGAAATAGGGGCCCGCACCTCCATCGTATTCTCCAATCAGAACTATCCCGACCAGGGCGGTACTAATTTTGAAAATACCATTCAATACATACGTACCATGTCATCCATCTACCCGGTGTACAAGCGCGGAGAGAATGGAGAAGAACTACTGGGTCCCGATGGGAAACCAATCTATGACTTTGGCAATCCCGATCCGAACAGGACTGTCAATGTGAACCGTAACAGCCTGCAGCCTTCCAACCTGGTGGCCACTACCCTGGTAAATACAGAGTCCAGGAAACGGTACATGACCAACCTGAATACCTATGCAGATATCAGGCTGGCAAAAGGATTAAAATTCAGGAGCAGCTTTGGTATTGATAAATACTTCTTCGATGTGTTGAGCTACGAAACCCCTGATTTTGGCAATGGCCAGAATGTAGGAGGGCGGGCTGCGCGGCAGAACGATAATACGACTTCCTGGACATGGAATAATATGGTGAACTATAACAAGAGTTTTGGTGATCATACGATTGATGTAATGGCCAGCACCGAGGCCTATAAATATGAGCTGAAAACCCTGAGTGGTCAGAAAGTGGCTTTCCCTTTTTCGGGCCTCACCGAATTTAGCACAGCAGCCACTACTGAAGCGTTAAACAGCCTTACGACTACTGAGACCATCAATAGTTACCTGGGACGTATCAAATACGATCTTAAAGGAAAATACTTTGCAGAAGTAACGGTTCGCTGGGATGGTTCTTCCCGGTTCAGGGAAGGCAACCAGTGGGGCTTCTTCCCGGCAGTAGGCGTTTCCTGGATACTCAGTGAAGAAAAATTCCTGCAAAGTGTCAGCCTGATCAACTTCCTGAAGTTCCGCGCGAGCTATGGGGAAGTCGGCAACAACCGGCTGGCCAGGTATTTTCCTTATCTCAGTACATTCACCGGTGGTTATGACAACCTGAATAACCCGGGTATTTACCTCGATCAGTTGGCGAATGAAGATATACGCTGGGAGAAACAGGGTAACCTCGATATTGGTGTTGATTTCAGCGTATGGAACAACCGGGTGAACGGTAGTATTGACTATTTCCGGAAATCATCTATTGACCTGCTCTTCACAAAACCATTGGTATTCTCCGGTGGTATCCCTTCTATAGACTACAATATTGGAACGGTGATCAATTCCGGTGTTGAATTCATTGTCAATGTTAAAGCCCTCAGCAAAAAGAACTTTGAATGGAACTCCAGCATCAATGCCGCCTTTGTAAAAAATACGATCAAGAAATTACCACAGGAGAAAATACTCGCAGGCGCTTACCAGCTTGAGGTAGGCCGCTCTTTCTTCAACTTCTTTATTCCCGAATGGGCCGGGGTAGACCCTGCTACAGGCGCTCCGCAGTGGTATGCTGATGAACTGGATGGCAATGGCGATCCTACCGGCAAACGCGAGATCGTAAATACCTATGCAGAGGCAAGCCGTTATTATGTTGGCGGTGCTTTACCCAAAGTAACAGGCGGCTGGACAAACACTTTCAACTATAAGAACTTTGACCTGAGCGTACTCCTGAACTTCGCCCTGGGGGGTAAGATCTATGATGGTGAATACGGAAGTTTAATGCACGGGTTTACGGCCAGCTTCGGCGACCAGTTGCATTCCGACATACTGAACCGCTGGCAAAAAGCAGGAGATATTACAGATGTTCCCCGCCTCGACATCAACAATACCGATATCAACCAGCGTTCTACCCGTTACCTGTTTGATGGTGATTACGTACGCCTGCGCAACATCACACTCGGGTTTACTTTCAATCCTGACAAGGAAAAAAAGATCATTAAGAATGCCCGGTTCTATGTACAGGCAGATAACATCGGCACCTGGAGCAAGCTAAAAAAAGGAGCTGATCCGGAGGTGAATGTAGACGGCACTGCCCGTCCGCAATCCTCTGTATTCAAAATCATTTCTGCCGGCCTGGAACTTACTTTCTGA
- a CDS encoding ribose-phosphate pyrophosphokinase: MQTSVKVFSGTGSQYLAEKIARKYGITLGKITISRFSDGEIQPVFQESIRGDMVFLIQSTFAPAENLLELLLMIDAARRASAYKVVAVIPYYGYARQDRKDKPRVAIGSKMIANMLVAAGADRVITMDLHAPQIQGYFDIPVDHLDSSAIFIPYIQQLQLENLTFAAPDVGSANRIREIASYFNAEMVICDKHRKRANEIASMVVIGDVTNRDVVLIDDICDTGGTLAKAAGLLKDKGARSVRALCTHPVLSGNAYSNIENSVLEELVVCDTIPLKQKISKIKVLSVAELFAVAIRNAYENRSITGLFIHSQRRNQ, translated from the coding sequence ATGCAAACGTCTGTCAAGGTCTTCTCCGGTACCGGGTCGCAATACCTGGCTGAAAAAATCGCCCGAAAATACGGGATTACATTAGGAAAAATTACTATTTCAAGATTTAGTGATGGGGAAATACAGCCTGTATTCCAGGAAAGTATCCGTGGCGACATGGTTTTCCTGATCCAGAGCACCTTCGCGCCTGCTGAGAACCTCCTGGAACTGTTACTGATGATTGATGCCGCCCGCCGCGCTTCTGCTTATAAAGTGGTGGCTGTCATTCCTTACTACGGCTATGCCCGCCAGGACCGGAAAGACAAACCCCGGGTGGCCATTGGTTCCAAAATGATCGCTAACATGCTGGTGGCTGCAGGCGCTGACCGGGTGATTACCATGGATTTACATGCCCCCCAGATCCAGGGATACTTTGATATCCCGGTAGATCACCTGGATAGCTCGGCTATATTTATTCCTTATATTCAGCAACTTCAACTGGAAAACCTTACCTTTGCGGCCCCCGACGTGGGAAGCGCCAACAGGATACGGGAAATCGCCAGTTATTTCAATGCTGAAATGGTGATCTGCGATAAGCACCGTAAACGGGCCAATGAGATCGCAAGCATGGTGGTGATCGGGGATGTTACCAACAGGGATGTAGTGCTGATAGATGATATCTGTGATACCGGTGGCACCCTGGCCAAAGCGGCCGGATTATTGAAGGATAAAGGCGCCCGCAGTGTGAGAGCATTATGTACGCATCCGGTATTAAGTGGCAATGCCTACTCTAATATAGAGAACAGCGTACTGGAGGAATTGGTAGTTTGTGATACCATCCCGTTGAAACAAAAGATCTCAAAGATCAAGGTGCTGAGTGTAGCAGAGCTGTTTGCGGTTGCCATCCGTAACGCTTACGAGAACAGGAGTATCACTGGCCTGTTCATACATAGCCAGAGAAGGAACCAATAA
- a CDS encoding RagB/SusD family nutrient uptake outer membrane protein has protein sequence MKSIYQQLFLILVILGITGISCKKDFITDPKPTDAVSESDVFKSASGVRAYFSGIYRNMRRQWANLDATAGGATDTWGYNSINLARINKGTDMINPGGWYQFDYRHENREPTYRRTIFTWGFFYEHINQANTIIAGVAKSGTLLEADKKLFEAEARALRAWLYFELIREFQHAFAKDQNAPGVPLYTEPTNVNNTGKPRGTVKQVFDQINADIEFATQNLGTSRLLKSDVNINVAWGMAARIYLEQGRWADAKNAAQQARAGYTLDAPSYLNGFNDLASSEIIWGFPQATDIGGQSLYYGTPSSFYEKTGNGYDNLFVNSTLVNSFTATDIRNTFFFYSGNPNSQLRFATNKFGSPSVDAVQLITGEVVALRETHFNEALPMMRVAEMYLIEAESKAELGEADAGTILLTVQQDRDPAAVASGNTGAALISEILLERRKEFYGELGLDYLDAKRRQLPLIRTGNHPAAYRFNIPANDNRFIMKIPQKEFDSNSALNPQTDQNG, from the coding sequence ATGAAATCTATATATCAACAACTTTTTTTAATACTAGTGATATTGGGTATCACCGGCATAAGTTGCAAAAAGGACTTTATCACCGACCCCAAGCCTACGGATGCTGTTTCAGAATCTGATGTTTTCAAATCTGCCAGTGGTGTACGCGCTTATTTTTCCGGCATTTACCGCAACATGCGCAGGCAATGGGCTAACCTGGATGCTACGGCCGGTGGAGCAACGGATACCTGGGGGTATAACTCCATCAACCTGGCCCGCATCAATAAGGGAACTGACATGATCAATCCCGGCGGATGGTACCAGTTTGATTATCGCCATGAGAACCGTGAACCGACTTACCGGCGTACCATTTTTACCTGGGGTTTCTTCTATGAGCATATTAACCAGGCGAATACCATTATTGCCGGTGTTGCCAAATCCGGTACACTGCTGGAGGCTGATAAGAAGCTGTTTGAAGCGGAAGCACGGGCTTTACGGGCCTGGCTCTATTTTGAGCTGATACGTGAATTCCAGCATGCTTTTGCCAAAGACCAGAATGCACCCGGTGTGCCACTCTATACTGAGCCAACCAATGTTAACAATACGGGCAAGCCGCGCGGTACTGTAAAGCAGGTTTTTGATCAGATCAATGCGGATATAGAGTTTGCTACACAAAATCTCGGCACCAGCAGGCTGCTCAAAAGTGATGTCAATATCAACGTAGCCTGGGGCATGGCTGCCCGCATTTACCTGGAGCAGGGGCGTTGGGCCGATGCCAAAAACGCGGCGCAACAAGCCCGTGCGGGATATACCCTCGATGCGCCTTCTTACCTCAATGGTTTCAACGACCTGGCCTCCTCAGAGATCATTTGGGGATTTCCACAGGCTACAGATATCGGCGGACAATCCCTGTATTATGGCACGCCCAGCTCCTTTTATGAAAAAACAGGAAATGGATATGATAACCTGTTTGTTAATTCCACACTGGTGAACTCTTTTACCGCTACTGATATCCGCAACACCTTCTTCTTCTACAGCGGCAATCCCAACAGCCAGTTACGGTTTGCTACCAACAAATTTGGCAGTCCTTCAGTAGATGCCGTACAGCTCATTACCGGAGAAGTGGTGGCTTTACGGGAAACACATTTTAACGAGGCCCTTCCCATGATGCGGGTAGCTGAAATGTATCTCATTGAAGCGGAGTCAAAAGCAGAATTGGGTGAAGCAGATGCGGGGACTATTTTACTTACCGTTCAACAGGACCGCGATCCTGCGGCAGTGGCTTCGGGCAATACCGGTGCAGCATTGATCAGTGAAATACTGCTGGAAAGAAGAAAAGAGTTTTATGGTGAACTGGGGCTTGATTACCTCGATGCCAAACGCCGGCAATTGCCACTGATCAGGACCGGAAACCATCCGGCTGCTTACCGGTTCAATATTCCGGCCAACGATAACCGGTTCATTATGAAAATACCGCAAAAAGAATTTGATTCCAATAGTGCGTTAAATCCCCAAACTGACCAGAATGGGTAA
- the pth gene encoding aminoacyl-tRNA hydrolase produces the protein MSKFLVIGLGNIGADYAGTRHNIGFDVADALARKHGTFFRVDRLAEVGEMKWKGKQLIIVKPTTYMNLSGKAVKYWMDKEKIQLDNLLVIVDELALPLSKVRLRASGSDAGHNGLKSIQETLLTDKYPRLRFGIGNNFPKGRQVDYVLGRWDDTELPLVKKKIEKCVEFIESFVAIGIERTMNEANKLEFTL, from the coding sequence ATGTCAAAATTTCTGGTCATTGGTTTGGGCAACATTGGAGCAGACTACGCCGGTACCCGTCATAACATCGGATTCGATGTAGCTGATGCCCTTGCCAGAAAACATGGCACCTTTTTCAGGGTGGACAGGCTGGCAGAAGTAGGAGAAATGAAGTGGAAGGGAAAGCAGTTGATAATTGTCAAGCCAACCACCTATATGAACCTTAGCGGAAAAGCGGTTAAATATTGGATGGATAAGGAAAAGATTCAGTTAGACAATCTATTGGTAATTGTGGATGAACTGGCCCTGCCTTTGTCTAAAGTTCGCTTACGTGCTTCGGGTAGTGATGCTGGTCATAATGGTTTGAAAAGTATCCAGGAAACGCTGTTGACAGACAAATACCCACGTTTACGTTTCGGAATTGGGAATAATTTTCCCAAAGGGCGACAAGTGGATTATGTATTGGGACGATGGGATGACACGGAACTGCCATTAGTGAAAAAAAAGATTGAAAAATGTGTTGAATTCATTGAAAGCTTTGTCGCTATTGGCATAGAAAGGACTATGAATGAAGCGAATAAATTGGAGTTTACACTATGA
- the radC gene encoding RadC family protein: MQAKNYPIHEWAEDDRPREKLLSKSPSQLSNSELLAILLRLGSKGKSAVDLAQDILKFNNDNLNDLFKVTVKELMSVRGVGLTKAVTIAAAFELGRRRHALETFDRSVVSNSRDVANYLRTLLRDRPAEVFAVLYLSQSNRIKRFHIMSEGGLTSTIVDPRLIIRKALEEEAVNLILCHNHPSGSLMPSAADQLLTRKIKDAAKLFDIAILDHIIVSEEGYFSFADEGVL; this comes from the coding sequence ATGCAAGCGAAGAATTACCCCATCCACGAATGGGCCGAAGACGACCGGCCCAGGGAGAAACTACTTAGTAAAAGTCCTAGTCAGCTAAGCAACTCTGAATTGCTGGCCATTCTGCTGCGCCTGGGTAGTAAGGGCAAATCGGCTGTAGACCTGGCCCAGGATATCCTGAAGTTTAACAACGATAACCTGAACGATCTTTTTAAGGTGACAGTCAAGGAGTTAATGTCAGTACGGGGTGTTGGCCTTACCAAGGCAGTCACCATTGCTGCCGCATTTGAACTGGGCCGCCGGCGCCATGCCCTGGAGACGTTTGACCGGTCGGTGGTCAGCAATAGCCGGGATGTAGCCAATTACCTGCGTACGCTGCTCAGGGACCGTCCTGCGGAGGTCTTTGCGGTATTGTACCTGAGCCAGTCGAACCGGATCAAACGCTTCCACATTATGAGCGAAGGAGGCCTTACCAGTACTATTGTTGATCCACGGCTGATTATCCGGAAAGCGCTGGAAGAAGAGGCGGTAAACCTGATCTTATGCCATAATCATCCCTCAGGCAGCCTGATGCCCAGCGCCGCCGACCAACTCCTGACCCGGAAGATCAAAGACGCAGCTAAGCTTTTTGATATCGCCATCCTGGACCATATCATCGTAAGCGAAGAAGGATATTTCAGCTTTGCAGACGAAGGCGTTTTGTGA